One genomic segment of Hydra vulgaris chromosome 14, alternate assembly HydraT2T_AEP includes these proteins:
- the LOC124819219 gene encoding uncharacterized protein LOC124819219 isoform X2 — MPTAEFRRLRRILCNLGVRILPSEPKIRQEQEMRTMHVNKEHVTVKSMLLYPSANEAPCLVSVLMVKNLTTYIEEVFTNLYVRDHLNSDVGFGEEVWLLFAGDKGGKYMKFHFEVVNSKSSRSVYDVHLFCMYQGSDCRENIALVLGHFANDIKRIQSSDFKLKGKIVRLFLGGDFHFIDDVLGHQGSAASFPSSIDLVKLNSLRNHASMPHTLANCNILRRTIQSLESAYNENLCENRQGGNLSTLGKFYNSIIAPVIFPIITLDNVVPPVLHIMLGVVLKLFKLLLKECKTLDCQTVSSLLHNENVNK; from the coding sequence atgcccacggctgaattccgtagactaagacgtattctgtgtaatcttggtgtaaggattctcccatctgagcccaagataagacaagaacaagaaatgcggACAATGCATGTCAATAAAGAACATGTCACTGTGAAGTCCATGTTActttatccatctgcgaatgaagcaccttgtttagtatctgtactgatggtcaagaatttgacaacttatattgaagaggtttttaCTAATCTTTATGTACGCGACCACCTTAATTCGGATGTCGGTTTTGGCGAAGAGGTATGGCTCCTTTTTGCTGGTGATAAGGGTGGGaagtatatgaaattccattttgaagttgtcaattctaaatcatcaAGGTCTGTATACGATGTTCACttgttttgtatgtatcagggttcagactgtcgtgagaatatagccttagttctcgggcattttgccaacgacattaaaagaattcagtcgtcagattttaagctaaaaggcaaaatagtcaggttgttcttaggtggagattttcattttatcgatgatgttctgggacaccagggttcagctgctagctttcctagttctatagacctagttaagttgaattctctaagaaaccatgcttctatgcctcacacgcttgctaattgtaacatcttaaggaggacaatacaatctctggaaagtgcttacaatgagaacttgtgtgaaaatagacaaggtggaaacctaagcactttaggtaagttttataattcaattattgctcctgtgattttccccataataactttagataatgtagtgccacctgttttgcatattatgttaggagttgtgttaaaactgtttaagttattgttgaaggagtgtaagacTTTAGATTGTCAAACTGTTTCTTCTTTGTTGCATAATGAGAATGTGAACAAATAA
- the LOC136091095 gene encoding uncharacterized protein LOC136091095 has product MALAVSAIGNSIPPYFIFLRVNFKSHFIRDGPIGCDRSAHSSRWMTETNFLKYIKHFSIHARCSNDRSCLVLIDNHSSHLDTAVLDFCKENGITLLFFPAHCSHKLQPLDRSVYGPFKKFVNSACDAWATVNK; this is encoded by the coding sequence ATGGCTTTGGCGGTTAGTGCAATTGGCAATAGCATACCTCCATATTTTATCTTTCTCagagttaattttaaatctCACTTTATTCGTGATGGACCAATAGGATGTGATAGATCAGCACATTCTTCAAGATGGATGACAGAgacaaattttcttaaatatatcaaacatttttctatCCATGCACGTTGTTCCAATGATCGCTCTTGTCTGGTATTGATTGACAACCACAGCTCTCATCTTGATACAGCAGTActtgatttttgtaaagaaaatggtatcacacttttattttttccagCACACTGTAGTCATAAATTACAACCATTAGATAGAAGTGTTTATGGtccttttaaaaagtttgtgaacTCAGCATGTGATGCATGGGCTACTGTAAACAAATGA